The genomic window AGTGTCTCGAGTACCCGTAGGACGGTGACCACGCCGAGGGAATGTGCCACAACCACTGTTGTCGCATCCGGCACTCCTAGTGCTATGCTGACCGCGTTCTCCCAAGCTGCTTTGCCAGGATCGTCCGGGTCGGGGAGCGGAACGACTGTGACTCCTATGTCTTCAGCTTCGAGGGCGCTTTGAAGCCAGGGGAACCAGTTTGCATCCGGAGACGATTGATATCCGTGGACGATGACGACGCGCTGGACGGGTCGAACCGGGATATTACTGGCTGGGGCGTTCATAGGCAAATACCCTAGAGGGTTCAGCTGGCATCCCACTTATGCACGCGAATACCGCCACCGTACGCCCGCGTCGCGTGGGCGCCCCGGGCCTTAGATTGCGCTGTTGTCCGTTCGGGCGCTGACGGTACACGTCCTTACCCTTAAGTCGTGACCGTAATGCGCTTGGCGGGTGGCGGAATCCATCTGCTGTCAGGGCGCATGGTCCCGGTCCTTGTCGTTAATGAAAACCTGCACCGCCACGACGTGGGCTTCTGTCAGGCCCTCCTCAGGGCCAGGCTTCTCCAGCAGGACGGGTTGGTGATACTGGTGGGCCCAGTCTTGCACGTCAGCCCCTAGTGCATCGTCGATCCACACAATGGCGTCCCAGTCAACGCCGCCTTCGGCCTCCATTTTGTTCAACCACCTGGATACTGACCCCAGCTTTGGCGTCTGCTGGTCCTCATCGTCCGGCTCCGGCATGATCTCCACGCGCAGCGGTTTCACCTCAAGCTGCAGCTGCGCTTCGAGGCTGTCCACAAGATCCTCATTTGACGTCGATACCCACGCGAGCCTCCCTTTGGTGGCGAGCCGGCGCACCAAGGCAACCTTTAAATCCGAGAGCTGCACATTCTTCCCATCAGACTTGTCACCTGGCTGAAGCTTAGGGTTGAGCACGCCGTTGATGTCGAGGGGATGATCGGCTTCATGACGGAGACCATATCCGCTCCGCAGGCAGGAGGGTAGTCTCCAGGTCCTACTTTGCCCGTTCTCAGTGGGGGCTGCCGCCACTACGGGGTTTGACGCCGGTCACTCACCTCACCATTTCTAATCGCCGATAACCGCGATTCCGTCAAGCTAGGAGGCGAGGAGCGGGGGGGGCCTCTTCGCTCTTCCAAGTGAGGCCGAGCGTCTGAAAGGCGTGCTTGACTGCGTCACTGTCATGGTGAAGTTCCTCTGACCTGCTGTGCTGAGGCTTCGGGCTGACAAAGTGTCGCCTGGTCGTTCGAAAATGGCCCGCCGGCCTGGGAACCTGCCGTTGGTTGCCCATTCCCAGCCGCTCCATGCCAAGGGGTCCGGGCGGAATCCAATCCGCCATACCTGGTTATCCGCAGCCCTCAATGTCAGCTGCTCAAAATTCATCTGTCGCTTGCTGCCGCGAATGCTCTGGCGGCGGCAAGGACGGACTGTGCTGCGTCCTCGACCTGACCTTCGCGCAGCAGCCGCGCCGGCGGCACGTCGTCCGGTTGGGGATTCATGCCCTGGAGCAGCTCACCGGTCAAGGCGGGGCGGCGGAACTTCCCCTGACCCTCTGAGGATCAGTTCACAGGGGATGGTGTATGTTCGCGGTTCCTGCTGGTGTCCGTTGATACGGGACAGAATGCGTTCTGCGGCTGCCTTGCCGATGTGCTCGGGGTGCTGGGCGACGACGGTCATACCGGGGTTCATCATGTCCGAGAGGGTGAAGTCGCCGAATCCGACCAAGGCCACAGCCCGGTTCAGCCCCAGTTCCTGTAAGGCCCGCATTACGCCGAAGGTCACCAAAATCTGTGCAGAGAAGATGGCCGTCGGCGGTTCAGCACCCGTAAGTAGCTCTCTTGCCGCCTTCCGTGCTGATTCCTCACTGCGCAGTCCCTCCAGGAAGGGAATTGTGTCGGTCGAAATACCTGCGCGGCCCAACTCATTAATGAAGCCGCGGCGCCGTTCCCGGGCGGTCTGGATGTCCGTGCGACCACCTAGGTAGGCGAGTTTGGTGTGGCCTTGGGAAATCAGGTGCGCGGCGGCCTTGGCCGCGCCAGCGGCGTTGTCGCTTACCACTGCATCGGCATCGATGCCGACCGGTTCCCTGTCGATGAAGACCATCGGAAGGTCCTTGGAATGTTCGGGCAGGTACCCCTGGCTTTTGGCGACCGGGGTCAGAACCAGTCCATCCACGCGCCTTCGGAGAAACGCTTTGAGCAGTTCCTCTTCACGTGCAGCGTCATCATCCAGGCTTGCCGCGAGGACCGCTATGCCGTGGCTCGCCAGGACATCACTCAGGGCCCGATGGATTTGGCCATGAAATGGGTTGGCGACGCTGGGAAGCAGCAGCCCAACGGACAGTGTTTGTCGGCCGGCCCGGCGTAGGCTTTGGGCTGTCATGTCCAGCTGGTAGTTCAGCCCTTTCGCCGCCTTCAACACTCTCTGGCG from Arthrobacter globiformis includes these protein-coding regions:
- a CDS encoding LacI family DNA-binding transcriptional regulator produces the protein MRDVAALAGVGIKTVSRVVNDEPGVSEVTRQRVLKAAKGLNYQLDMTAQSLRRAGRQTLSVGLLLPSVANPFHGQIHRALSDVLASHGIAVLAASLDDDAAREEELLKAFLRRRVDGLVLTPVAKSQGYLPEHSKDLPMVFIDREPVGIDADAVVSDNAAGAAKAAAHLISQGHTKLAYLGGRTDIQTARERRRGFINELGRAGISTDTIPFLEGLRSEESARKAARELLTGAEPPTAIFSAQILVTFGVMRALQELGLNRAVALVGFGDFTLSDMMNPGMTVVAQHPEHIGKAAAERILSRINGHQQEPRTYTIPCELILRGSGEVPPPRLDR
- a CDS encoding HAD domain-containing protein, encoding MAAAPTENGQSRTWRLPSCLRSGYGLRHEADHPLDINGVLNPKLQPGDKSDGKNVQLSDLKVALVRRLATKGRLAWVSTSNEDLVDSLEAQLQLEVKPLRVEIMPEPDDEDQQTPKLGSVSRWLNKMEAEGGVDWDAIVWIDDALGADVQDWAHQYHQPVLLEKPGPEEGLTEAHVVAVQVFINDKDRDHAP